The following DNA comes from Serinus canaria isolate serCan28SL12 chromosome 1A, serCan2020, whole genome shotgun sequence.
GGCCTGAGGTTTTACAATTAAGATAAAACAATACATAGAACAGCCAAGGATAATAGTTCCTTATTTCCAAGTGACTGAGTAGCAAACTTTACAGTGCTAGATACTGATGAATAGTACAGGTAAGGAATGCTCATCTTAAGGCATTTCATCTTTTGTGATTTCTCTTTTATCATTTGCAACAGCAATGATACACACACTTGACATAGGAGCtggcaaataaaaaaagcaagcagctAGTTTTCAAGTACTCCCTCTCTTTTGTCTTCTAATTTTATACTATTGGTCCTGAGATACTCACTTTATACTTTATGCCCTGTTTTATGAACAACAGGAACTCCTCTTTAAGGAACTTTACAGTTCCAGCTATGTCAGGTTTCTTAATCTTTGGTTCACAACGCCTTTACTACAATGTGAGggacaacaaaaaaagggaaggagtATCTTTAGGTCACTGAGTGGTGTATGTGTAAAAGGGCTGAGTTCATTACTTCAAAAAGAAACTTCCATGACAAAATCCAGGATAAACTGAACCTCTGTTATCAGCCAGGATGAAGTATGACTTAATGGTTGTCTTCAGCAAAGAGGCCCAattccagagcagcacatgGCTTGCCAGCAGGGTAAACCATGTGACTGTCATCAAGGCATTGGCAATGTGAGCACCACTGGCACCACAAAATTAACTTCTCACATACATTATGTGATCACTGTTCTTGGAaagagcttggaaaaaaaagaaaaaggtaagtTACATATTATTTTATCAGTTAAAGCTCTGTAACCTTATCTGAGTATTATTTATGCACTGCTGAAGCATCATGAGGACAAAATGGTGCAAACCAATACAGTgtagatttaatttttcctttttatagtCAGTGGAATATAAAGAATTGCTGCAAACTCTAAGAGGTCTGACTATGCATTTCACTGGTGAAAATGCTTTTGGAACAAGGCAGTTCAACCACTGAAGGCCAAAATTAAAGCTAATCTTGGTAGGGAAGGAAAACTATCtctgtgaagaagaaaaggaagaaagaagcaaTACAACTTTTGACAGCAAAATAAAGTATTATATTTTACTTCCACTGGCAAAACTCCCTGACCTTACTAATGTCAGCTGATTTTATACAAAACGAGAAGATGAACCACTGAAATCTCATCTGAAAAAGCACATAAGAATTACTGATCAAATAGCTTGTATTTAACAGGAAATGTCATTCCATTTCCACAGCTGGAAATTCAAAaaagttttagaaaataatatCAGTTGTCACAACAGTCATTAGTACCATTCACATTTATAGAAACACTGAGATCAATAatcttaaaaaatacataagaaattaaaagttcTAGCAAAGTTCAGTCATTCCAATCTTCCTTTAATTGAGCTCCAGCATCAGTTTGCAGGTCTCATCAGGAAACTTTAACAACGGTCTTGTTAGCTGCTCATTAGCTAATAAGACAACTCTTGAAAGGTGTTCATAACATGGAACTAAATGGAATTTACTGAAGTCAGAATACATTCTGCTTCTCATGTTGTTGtgatcccattcccactgtAACCAGGTCTGCCTATTTAATTCTTTAAGTATGTCAGATAGGGAGAACAGATGCATTTTCACACCACTTTTAGTTCAAACACAGTAAAAGCAGTCACATACTACAAATCCTTATTTGTAAAGTCAAGGACAAAGTCAAAAGTGTTTCTGCTGATTCTTTGTAAAATTGGTCTGCTTCTGCTTAGACTTCTGAGTTGCACTGTGGCATGACTTTACTCAATTGTTtgtaaaatgaattaatttgtgTTCTAGTATTTCCATTGTAAAGAAAAACCCTTTGCTGTATTCTTTGTGCATTAAGTAACAATACAATAACACTTTTTACCTAATataatattaaaggaaaaaggaaacacctttaaaaattaCCATGAACACACATCCACCATAACAGCAGCAGTATCCTGTTCTATGTGGTAGCTTTTTTGTTAATAAAGATTATTAATTAGCTGGGtagattttaaacaaaacctttCACCCTGGCAATGCAGTAAAACTCTTCAAATAAGACAGACAAGTAGAGGGTTTGTATTTAAAGTGCTCTTTATCTGATGCAGTAAGGATTTGGCTGTTATTCTGGTCTCTAAGTAGCACTTCACAGAGATTAAAGGCAAGGAGAGGGGGCAGCAGAACAAACTGCTCCAAGTTGTAGCTCTTTGAGGAACAGACCTTAAGTGCCAGGTGATACAGCACTACCAGAgcacaaaacaaacccagcctCTGCGGTTGCGACATCACCATGCACACATGTTCTTGACACAATCTGAAGGCAGATGTTAGTGCCTGGAATTTGCAATCTCCTACAGTTAGAAAGCAAGCTCAGCAACTACAAAACTCCctgcaggaaaaagcagcaatcaAATGAATGCACGGCGAATGTCCATGGGGCGGCCCCGGCTGGGTCGAGGTGGAAACCTGTCACTGGGACCAACTCGTCCTGGAAGCGTAGGGTTTGCTCCAGGCAGGGAGCCAATGGGGTCAAAATGTGGTCTGAATGGAGGAAACTGACCTGGTGCTTCTCCCTGGCCAGGAATGAGTGAGTTAATTGGATCTCCAACATATGGAAGTGTTGGTCTCTCATCATATTCTCCCCCAATGATCATTGGGGGATAGATTGGATTTGATGGGAATGGGTTGGGGGGAAAGGGATTAGGATAGAATGGGTTGGGATGAAAGGGGATTGGATGAGGTATAGGGGGCAGAAGCATCATGTGCCTCCATCTCAGAGCTTCCTTCTTCTGCTTCAACTTTTTCTTGTATagctgcagacagaaaaaaaaaaagcattttaaacttttaaacttttaaaacattaaacTCTCTAAGTGTTCCAGCTTCAGCAACTACATTCAGTTTTACAGCACTTCACAAAAAAGTGCTCCTCACCGGTCTGAAAACTGAGAGCAGAAATTCCCCTGCCCACCAAAGACCGGGCACAGCGCCCCTGGAAGATCTCTAACCCCCATGGAGCATGCACCACGTAACTTATTGATGTTCCTTTCTGCTAGTCTGACcaacatgcacacacagaataCCACACTTCTAAGCTAAACTTTAACTCAAAGTTACTGCCTCCCAAAGTCTATACTTAATTCTCAAACTAAAATTGATCTCAGAGAGATTATATAAAAAAGTCACCTACTTCTTTCCAATCTGTGTCACGAGGCCTTGCAATAGGAtctaaaaaaagaagcaaagcatTAAGAAAAGCAACAGATCTTGTGCCACAGATACCTGCAGATTGTCAGAATTCAAAGAATAATCAAGATATGCAAAACACTTTTGGTCAATACAACTTTTTCTAAAGataatgtattttgaaaaatataaagctCCAGATCCATTTGATAGGTAATCTACTTGCACACCCATTCCATGTAAAGCACAATCTCCAAATGttattaaatacagaaatccCAGAAACATTGTCTCCGCCTTCGCCTTCTGACAGCACTTCCCTTGATTACCTTTGTTTCTTAACTATCTTGTGAGAAATTGAAGCAGGAATATAATCTTCCCTCCACTTCCTAATATCTGCAGTACCCAATACACCAAGGTAGCAAAGGAAACAGATGAAAACAAGGAAAGCCTGCACCACAATGGAATGAACCATGTGGAGCATCAGTAATAGCTCAGAAGATTGCCAACGATTTCCCTTGGTAGAAAACTCTGCATCCCCCTGAATCACACGTGACCAACTGTACTGATTAGTATCAGAAACAACTGCATTTACTCACAGGGCTTCAATATCATTATTGGTTGGCTGAGCAGCTTCTTATCAAAAGCTGTCAGAACGAACCCCTCAGTTAACATGAGAATATAATGAGAAAAAGATGTGCTTATCATTACCTCGGAAATCCCGCAGATACATAAACCTCCAGAGAAGCTGGTCATTGGAAGCTGTGTAGAGATCACGACAAACAGTGGAGAGAGAGATGAGGGAACGCACATCGAGAAGTCTGAAAATCCGAAGCTTGAGCTCAAGAGGAAGGACCACTAACCCAAACACATCTGGCAAGTTCAAAGCtacagaaaggagaaagaaagttCAGAAAATATACAGTAAACTCGACATCACTTAGGTAGTGCTTCTATCTCCAAAAAccctaaaagaaagaaaaaacattataaTCTTTCCCTTACATCCTTTCCTTTTGATGCCTGAGTTACactgtggtattgtccacaagggtcccaggatgagggaagagatgagaaagttgactccatgtatcagaaagcttgatttattattttatgatagataatatattaaaactatactaaaagaatagaaggaaggatttcactagaaagcttagctaagaatagaaaaggaacgaataacaaaggcttgtctctgccCGAGACTGTCTgggcaggtgaactgtgattggcccttaattggaaacaaccagatgagaccaatcacagattccccctgttgcattccacagtagcagataagaattgtttacagtttgttcctgaggcctctcagcttctcaggaggaaaaaatcctaacgaaaggatttttcatagaacatgtcggcgacatctcaccctttttattttaaataaattaaaaagaaaagtgtttgcaatttcatctgctgggccaagcagaggaaagaacaaacatctgagagGCTTAGTGTTGCCAATCAAAACATCAATCAagtgctggtgtggaaccatcagggaaacctgcaaaacaccaaattccatcacatcaccaaaacaatcttaagatataagaaaaagcaaaaacaatgcaaagaaagttcattgcttcaagtccaaacagctgagtttcaggaaaaagtccaaactgaagatgctcctctttgacattgctgaaagtGCCTTTTTGTCCTGTaacaggcttgcaaaatttttgcttttctatgctttttgagctgctagctctttcaactctttttatttaatttttttttttttttttttaatcagaaagagcagcagcagagaggagccactGAGGCCCTGGCCCtcgtggaaggaacagggatcccagacctggctcacagaacggtggcccAGGTCCTGACAGAAGGATCAGggatcccagacctggctcacggaacggtggcccaggtcctgacgggggaagcaaagcccccaaacccaacaggtgCTGGCCGGGcagaggccctggcccagggaaccgagccaaacggcccagacccagcctgggcagtaggctctgtgttctctcaacccggCACCCTGCTGCCAATGCCTGGGCAGCACGAGTGACCGAATGCTTCATTCCCTCTGAACCGGtacagaccagcagctggggaagagaagctttcCCGAGAAACTTCATCTCAGGTCGGgggatattttttccccacagccAGTGCGCGatgctcactttccactgtttctcctgcctctgcaacgcaaatgcaaaaggtgttcttcctttctgcccctcggtaccacccccaccaggctggggaccagaggcagaaggctcaggagccgctggggcgcgcagggggagtcaggcattccaaccccaGCGGGAACATCCGAACCAAACCCAAATCGGCCCAtgaaaaacactgagtttgaaAGCAGGCAGACGGGCTGAGCCTGCAATCAGCTGTCGAGCCACAACGCCCCCTGGGAGGGGCAGGCTGGcatccccttcccctctcccagctcccccccgcgggggcagcctcgggacatcccgaaaagctcgggggggaatccaggctgatcGCAGGCGCTGCTGTGGTCgccgcggggagcggcggggccaCGGACGGCTCCGATGATGGTTCCGCTTGGTGGTTCTcaacctcagcctcctccaccgGCGTGGCAGGCGAAGGCGAGGCTGCCGCGGTCGGAGCCCTCAcgggctctgctgcagggtcGGACGTGGGAGGGACTGACGCGGGTGGCGTGGGATCGACCCCCGCCGGCACCGCTGTGAACGCAATTGCCGGCTGCGACGCAGAAGGGACGGGGCTGCAGGTCCCGATTCCGGGACGGGCTGCTGTCGATCATCGCTACTGTCgagtgtgtcgcctagcaactcGGGCGAAGCTGTGGGAGGCGGTGCTTCTGGCCAAGGGAACACCgacaaactctgctggaggCGACGGGTCCGGTCCAGCTGTGAGCGGGCCCGCGGGAGGGGCCGTGGGGACTGGCACCTCCCGTGGGGCGGGCTGGGGTGGGGCCCGCGGCTCCAGCTCGCGTGACAGAGCCAACTCACCTCCTCCCTGAGAGCAACGAGAAGGGGGAAGAGGCTCCATTGGAGCATGCTCCAAAGGcgcagaaaaaaatcttttcttctgctgttggCAAAGCTTCGTCCCCCCACTCCGATTCCGGGGGGCTGGGAACATGCAGGCCATGGTTTTGCACAGGTTCCTCTCTtgccagctccagcgagaagggagcCATACCTCGGCCATCCGCAATCCACTGATAAGCAGATGCTTTccgtttcaaaactgggaagagagttttGAATGAACGATAAACCCAAGGAAATCCAAGTCCCTGGTAACAAAGGTCTCGGATAATTAATTCCATGCCTTCCCATATGTATGAATCAAgggcatacagcacatcagtgaAAAAACCATGGTGCTTTGCccatctgaaaaactcatagaaacGTCTCTTCACCATAGGAATTCTGTCCTCatgaccccatttttgccagaggccagtaagtttctcctctgagggagagaatggaacctccgcCACCGTAGGCACCCTTGTCCACATCCGAATCTGCCTTGCACAAAGGgaagcattttcaggaagggaagagttgacagtaccttgtgacagtgtcctctgggctacagcaggctgctctgtgctgcgaAGACTCCCGGACATCTTGTCttggagacttttcaaaagcttctctctgtggccagccttggctgtgaactctgtccaatttcaggatcttcggttcttcagctcctggctagaagccacttctgtggtcacttgtgtaggtgaccatcaatgcCAAACACTCGGGgtttacccaaatgtagcaatgctcctctgggcttagcaaatgaagaattcttcttcactcagggtccaattgtggtgatttcttcactcgaggcaccatctgtcagttctgtcctcggtgttcacctttcGTGGTGATGTCCCTTTTTTCACTTGGGGATCACCATTTGTGGTATTGgccacaagggtcccaggatgagggaagagacgagaaagttgactccatgtatcagaaagcttgatttattattttatgatagataatatattaaaactatactaaaagaatagaaggaaggatttcactagaaggcttagctaagaatagaaaagaaatgaataacaaaggctcgtGTCTGACCGAGACTGTCTgggcaggtgaactgtgattggcccttaattggaagCAAgcagatgagaccaatcacagattccccctgttgcattccacagcagcagataagaattgtttacagtttttcctaaggcctctcagcttctcaggagggaaaaatcctaacgaaaggatttttcataaaacacgTTGGTAACATTACACCACTTTTCTGAGCAACTATTGTGATGTGACTCCTTGCAAAACAGATCTCTTGCAACTCTAATTACATTTAAGAGGTGCACAAAATAGGGCAAATGGCACTTTATACTCAGCACCACACCTAAGAAACATTCAACACCAAATTATGCTTATAGGCTACAGAGCTAAGGAacaagtaaaggaaaaaaagacttgcCCAATTTCATGACCCTgcaaaaaaacacaaatataGAGCGCATGCTTCACATAAAATCTTCATGCACTGAAGTCTAGAGGGAATTCCATTGTCTTCAGAATACAAAGCTGAGACTTTATGGCAGTAAGTATGCAGAGAAAGCCTGGCTTCCTACTGCTTCACAAACACCAACCTGGGTTACTTCCTACCATCCTTTCCAAGCCCTCAATGACCAGTTCCTAGTAAGATCATTCCTGAGGACTTCCAAACATGATGCtaaataaatgtttctgttttgacAAAGAAATAGATCAAAACTACAGAACTACTGCTACAAATTATTGTGGTAGGATTTCCTCATCATTATGCATGGAAAACAGCCACTCTATTTCCATCTTTGAAGTGAGACTAGAGcaatcaaaaattaaaaccagaattatATTAACATTTTCAGAGTTACAAAGATTATTATGATTTCTTTAGCATGTATATTTTACTTTATGCTTACTGTTTATATGCCTATCACTGAACAGCTGTTTCTAACACTCTTCCTTCAAGGCTTTAGATTGACTCCCGTCCTTCCATCCTCAAAAATTAACTACCATCTTTAATTGTAAACATTTTCTCTCACCTTGTCGTGCAGCAGCTAGGAGAGAGTAAACCAGCTGATCTTTAAACAGACGGGACAATTTCTGAAGGTCTTTGTAAACACCTGCAACCTTCTCTATcaaagaagagagggaaaaagttTAACTTCAAAAGGTTATAATGCAACAATTATATAAGAATTACAGTTTTCTTATTAGCACAAATTTATTCTGCTTGTGATCTTGataggagcagctctgcagctagAGTGTAATAATCCTGCAACAAGTCAGTCATTGAAAAACTAGAAACCATGATTGGGCTAAGCTTTCCCTTCAGCCTTAGAAGGCACAGTTAAGGGAAAGACTTGAGTTCTCTGGAAACAAACTGACTCTTAAGCTGTCAGAGCTTCCTTTGTCAGAATTCAAAGCTCCTGCCTAACATAGATCTATGTTCTAAGAGCCTGCACCCTTCATTTCTCTGACAGAAGTATTCTTCCACTCTGTTCTCTAaagaaagaagagcaagaaGACTTTAGTGTTATACTGGACACATTTCAGCACTCAGTTAGTTCTTCTACAACCTTTCAATTAGACTTGTATATTGGGGACTACACACAACATAGGAAATTGAGTCAGCCTGGACTGCCAGTAAAGCAACTCATATCCTCCAGAGAATATAAGGATGGTCAGGTTTGTGGTCACAAGGATCTgcccttctctcctccctcaaCTTAGTTTCCACTCTAATTTTGGCACTCTGGAGAAACCTATGTGGACAGCACATGTTTTCTGACAAAAAGAATTTAACAACTACAGTACCACAACAAGAGTGTAGGTACCAGCCTCTgaagccctgagctgcagctttgcaAGGTTCTTTCCTTACATTGTTAATCCAAGAAATACAATTTGTTCTAACAACAAAGCGTGAGTAAATGCCTACACTCTGAAAACCTTTAACTAAGAAGTTATGACTAACCTAAATGGTAACctttaattcttttttgctATTCTGTACCTATTTGGTGCTCTACTAAAGCATATTCTTACTCAGTGTCCCTTCTTTACATTTCAGTTTACTACTATGAGATCATAGCTCAGGCATACCTGGGTCCTGAAAGCAAACAAAGGATGATGGCAGTAGCTGGATTCTCTTAACACTTCTAATCTCTTCATTGATTTTTAATGTTGctacaaataaaagaaagaaagacatttaaaaatttaaaacagagagAGACAACAAAGACCACTTCATTACTTAAGTAATACATAGTCTGGAAGTTTTAAGTCTTgcaaaaaacataaaagaagcCATAACATTGTAGCTGAAGCAAATCTACTTCCTTCATGTCTGGCAATGTGTACCAAAGTTCCTatgaaatgaaacaacaaaCATTTCTACAATATTGCAATGAAAAGGCCAGCTGAAACTCCTAAGGATTAACCTCTTACAACAAGAGGGAAAAACCAGTCAACGCAGAGACTGGAAAACAGTATTCAGTATCAAGAAGTGGCATCTTCTGCACCTCAGCAACCCAAGTAATAAAGGTGCAGTTCAAAAGACACAAAAGCACACTAAAGTTCTCTTCCTAAACAATGGTGACACTTAGGAATGTGCATCCAGGATGAAAACCTGACTGACTTACCATTAATAGCAATAAGATCTCCCAGAGGCACACAAGTCAAACCAGCAGAACCTTCTCCACAAAGGGGATGTGTGTACTGTAGCTTATAAACACCATTCCCTCTCCATTTCTCTGGCATGGAGACTGCCTTGGCTTCTATACCCTACAAATGTAAAGGGATTACAAACATACTGTCATACTTTTGCAACATACCAATGCTGAGGGGTGAGAAAAGGATCAGAAGTTAGGAAATGGCAGAATGATGCTTGCAATTCAACCCTTAGATCAGTCCTAATGACAGTAATTGTGAGTATGTATGATTATACACATTTTACCCAAAACTTACAGCAAATCTAAGTTCAGTAATTTTGTCCTGATAGAAACAGACATTCAGTGAACACTCACACCTCTTTCTTTGAGACACATACTTCATTCTGTCATCCATTCCAGCATTCTGACAACTCCTGCACATAATTAATTtgctgctcaaaaaaaaaaatctattgcaCCTTTTCTGTGAACTTAAAGTATTTGATGGGGCTTTAAGAATGATAGTTTGAAGTTAATTAGAAAACCTGACTCAACTAACAGGTTTGCTTTCAATTTCAGTATGAAACTCTTCATATGTATTATCAGAGTTGGATACAATATAACCACAACCAGAAGTAGgttctttgtttcttcttaaATCTGCACAGCATTCATCTTCCCTACCTCCAAGCCTGGTCACTGCCATAAACTTTATTCACAGTGGCAAATGTATTCTTTACATAGTATTTCAAATTATGGTAATTCAATGAACTCAGCAGATTTATTAAATTGGTATTGGTCAACCAGAAACCCACATGTGCTTAGTCAGcctcactgcaagaaaaaagATGAGAATTTAAACACCTTACTGAgaccaaatatttttctccatgttCAGCCATGTATTagtaaacagaaaatgcaaatgtaaagGGGAAAAGTGAATCCATACATTGTACAGATATACTGCCATAGGTACCTGAGCATGATACCTCTAAAGATTAGTAAAACCAAAGCCAAACTTGATACTAAGTTGAATATGGAATTAGAGACATTTATTTTGGCAGACCTAGACCTCATTAAGCACCATTTGACAGGATATCAGTGAGATGATACCGACACTTAAGGCAGTATTTTGGGGAAGCGCCACAATCTAAGCACATTTTCACATGCTCTATAGTAAAAGGCAGAAGCAGGAGGTTCAGCTGGGTCCTAGTGAGACTGAGGACCAACAGAAACACAAGGACAGGACTCTTCTTCCACATCTAAAAGCTGCTCCAGTCTTCAGCCTGAAGACTTTCTGGGAATTTTGAGAAGCTGATCCTTCAGCAGTCCCTACAGCCAACTGACATACAGAAAGGCAGAACCAGATCCTCAGATGTAGCTTGTATATTCCACAGCTTCCCACACTGACCCAGAAACTTCTGTTTGGTGCTGCACCTACCTACCTGAGGTACATAGCCTGTCTCCATCATGAGAAGATGAACCAGAACGACCAAGGCATCAGTGGCACTGGTACACTCAGCAGAAAGGTAGAGCATCTCTAAGGAATGGGGTGTTTCACCATCAGCAGCTTCACTGCACAGCATGGGTTCAGAGGGATAGGAACCTGTACCTTCCAGGTCAGGATCTTCTGGGACTAATCCAGAAGGAAATTCTTGGCTGGATCCTGCCTTCAGGGGAAAGCAAAGCATATATTTGTTCAGAATATTACACCTCTATATACATCAACATTATACAGCTGCTTATTCCAGCCTGATTCCCCATACAAGTTGTATGGATTCATTACACGTCCATTTTCTAGCATTCCACATGGAGACTGGGATCATATACATAGCCTTTATGGTTTTTAATCTTTATAATGCAAACCCTTCATGAAAGGGTCTGTCATTTTCTTGCATATACTAACTGAAGGCAAAGTGATCATAATGTATTAAACCTTCATCAGAATTTTTGCAACATACACAGGAATAATTTAATCACTACAGTACCACCTTTTATTTGAACTTAGCCAATATGCATGGCAAGTAACCCAAATGGCAACTTGGGCTGCCAACAAACACAACAGGCCTAAacagtaggggaaaaaaaaatcaatcaatgGAGTACAGCTGTTGCCACTTGAGGAGCACTGTGGCTTCATTGTAGCTTCCTTTTTTATAAATCATGGCATGTTATTAATTAAC
Coding sequences within:
- the FBXO7 gene encoding F-box only protein 7; the encoded protein is MKLRVRLQKRTAALEVHGAEPTLGELRAQLRLALLPAWGYSSDTTFSITLNRKDALTEDQKTLASYGIVSGDLICLLLEEPDGQPSLPPPPATPAPLQNGHEPSTLTSNNSQASSPREEKNEQSNNEKAQMEVQESDERAGSSQEFPSGLVPEDPDLEGTGSYPSEPMLCSEAADGETPHSLEMLYLSAECTSATDALVVLVHLLMMETGYVPQGIEAKAVSMPEKWRGNGVYKLQYTHPLCGEGSAGLTCVPLGDLIAINATLKINEEIRSVKRIQLLPSSFVCFQDPEKVAGVYKDLQKLSRLFKDQLVYSLLAAARQALNLPDVFGLVVLPLELKLRIFRLLDVRSLISLSTVCRDLYTASNDQLLWRFMYLRDFRDPIARPRDTDWKELYKKKLKQKKEALRWRHMMLLPPIPHPIPFHPNPFYPNPFPPNPFPSNPIYPPMIIGGEYDERPTLPYVGDPINSLIPGQGEAPGQFPPFRPHFDPIGSLPGANPTLPGRVGPSDRFPPRPSRGRPMDIRRAFI